The Chengkuizengella sediminis DNA window ACAAAAAGGACCGCAAAAGGTCCCTGTGTTAAAAAATATTGAATGATATTTAATTCCATCCCCTATCATCCTCTTTCCTGAAAATTAAATTAGTAGGCTTTATATTCTGATTTTAATAAGCCGCAAATTGTACAACCTCTGGAGCCATTAAACGTATAGCACTATATCTACCTCTTATTGAAGCAACAAGGATGATAACTAAGAGAATGAATAGCACTAATACAATAGCAGCTCCAGTAGCAAATCCATTATATGAACCCATAAATATCAACCTCCTTTCAATATAAGTAATATATACTATGTTAAGAGAATCTACTTTGGTTGGACGGGTATCCTAGGGCAAGTACACATTTTTTCATAGATTAAAACCCCACTACATTCAATAGTGAGGTTTCCGTAGAGAGATTTTGCTATAGGAACTGCAATTATTGGTACTTAATGCATCATATGTTACGGTCTATAAGTCAGATAAGAATAAGTTGATATAGAGAAATAATCCCCCATTGGCTTATGTAGCTGGTGGTGCAGTTCTTTATAAAGAAAAAGAATTTATAAAAGCTTAAAACTTAAATATTCCTAGTATGCTGGACTTCCTCCCAAAGGAACGTTATCTGAAGAACCTAACAATGTCCATGCCCATGAACCAACTAAAATAATAACTAAAAGAATAAAGAGGACTAAAACAATACCAATACTACTACCGCCTCCGTGATAACCCATTAATACCCCCTCCTTTCAATATGAGTAATATATAATATGCTTAGAAATCTATTTTGTCTGGATGGGTATCCTAGGGCAAGTACATATTTTTCATAGTTTAAAACCCCACTACATAAAATAGTGAGGTTACCGTAGAGAAATATTATGAGCGCACACCCTCCTAAATCTAGGAGGTAATATATTCTATGTTCAAAACTTTATTTGGTATAGACAAGTGACTTGCTTGTTTGAAATTGTGTTATTTTACCAAGTTAAATAATGAGATGTGAGGAAGAATATATAACTATAAAGAATAGTGATAATACAGACAAGGATATGACTGGATGGAGTGTGTTAAGTGTTCAAGGGGATCAACGGTTTGATTTTCCTGAGTCGTATACGATTAATGCTGGGGAAGCAATAACAATTTGGTCAGGTGATTTCTCCAGGGGTATATGGTCTGTTGATCTATATTGGACAGAGCAAAACAAATCATACACTTTAAGGGGGACTTTTTAACCCTTATTAACTTTTCGTTCTATTTTTAAAGTTGAATTGGCTCCATACTCTCATTCAGCACCCCAAACCCATATCCATTCTCCACAAGATAATTTAATAACAAAGGTAAGTGTTGGAGTGTTTCAGGAATTTCATGTAAGAGTATAACAATGGGTTGTTTTGAATCTTCTTTTTGTTTTAATTGCTTGATAACATGATCCACATATAGTTCACTTCGAAACCTCCAATCTGAACTATCTATATTCCAATCCCAAAGCAGATAACTATTTTCACTTACTTCATCCATATATTCATCCGTCATAAACGGTTTGCTTCCATATGGAGTACGAATTAAAAAAGATGTAACTCCTGTAATTTCTTCTAAGGTTTGCTGGGCTATATTCATTTCATCTATAACAGTACTTTTAGAGGCATAAAATGAGTTTTTATTATGTGTTACACCATGCAAGCCAACGGAATGACCATCATCAACCATTTGCTGTACTGATTCAGCGTATTTTCTCATACCTGGTTCTAACATGAAAAATGTGGCTTTAACATCATACTCTTTTAATAGTTGTAAAATATCACATGAGACAGCTCTTGGACCATCATCAAAGGTTAAGTAAACCATTTTCTTATCTTCCTCTATCATTGCATTATTATCTGAATTGCCTTGCACCATATTTTCACTTTTATGATCTGTGATAGCTTCTGTTTTTTCAGTATTCAGGCTACTTTCTTCATTTTGAACAAACTGTGGGTTCTGTTCATTTAAATTATCGAGCTGAAGTACTACTTCTATCAGTATATTTTTTTCAGAACTAAAATTTGAATATCGTTGTATTGGATCACTTAAAGTAATTAGTTGTAAACTAGTAAAAATAAAAATGTTAACATTTAATAAAATTGCGATCCTCTTTATTTTAAAAAGTTTAGTGTTTCTCTTATTTATCTTCTGCTCTTGTATGTACCTTATAAGTAATTC harbors:
- a CDS encoding lamin tail domain-containing protein, which encodes MRCEEEYITIKNSDNTDKDMTGWSVLSVQGDQRFDFPESYTINAGEAITIWSGDFSRGIWSVDLYWTEQNKSYTLRGTF
- a CDS encoding polysaccharide deacetylase family protein, encoding MFQQRELLIRYIQEQKINKRNTKLFKIKRIAILLNVNIFIFTSLQLITLSDPIQRYSNFSSEKNILIEVVLQLDNLNEQNPQFVQNEESSLNTEKTEAITDHKSENMVQGNSDNNAMIEEDKKMVYLTFDDGPRAVSCDILQLLKEYDVKATFFMLEPGMRKYAESVQQMVDDGHSVGLHGVTHNKNSFYASKSTVIDEMNIAQQTLEEITGVTSFLIRTPYGSKPFMTDEYMDEVSENSYLLWDWNIDSSDWRFRSELYVDHVIKQLKQKEDSKQPIVILLHEIPETLQHLPLLLNYLVENGYGFGVLNESMEPIQL